From Brevundimonas vesicularis:
CGTCGATCTCGATTTCCGACCAGATCGCGCCGCGCGGTTCCAATCCCGGAATGCCGGTGACGGTCGGCAAGGCGTCGGCGCGGACGAGCCGTTCGGGGTGAGAGGTCAGAATGGCGTCGCCGTACTGTTCGGCCTCGACCCGCATCGCCGGGTGAAAGCGAGAGGTCATGGCCAGACCGTCGGCGATCGCCTCGGCCTGATCAACCCCGCCCGTGCGTGCGCGGCCCACATCCAGTTCCTGCAGGCAGACGATGTCCGGCTCGAACTCGGCGATGACGGCGACGATCCGATCGACGTCCAGACGACGATCCGTGCCGACGCAGCGGTGGACATTGTAGGTAAGAAGGCGAGGCATGAGCTGGCGGCTGTTTGAAAGATGACCGTGGGCTAGGCCTTCTGGCGCGCGAATGCGACCCCGATGCGACGATCAGAGCAGGATCAGATGATCGGGCAACTCATTCGGGTTGTCGGCGCGCGGCGGAAAGTGGCGGGCCAGAACCTCGCCGCACAGACCGATGGCGGCCGCGAAACCATCGACCGGGCGTTCGGCGCGCAGTTCGCGGGTCAGGACGGCGACGGCCTGAGCCCAGGCGTCCTCGTCGACCTTGGCGTAGATGCTTTCGTCGGCGATCAGTTCGACCTGATGTTCGTCCAGGGCCGCAAAGATCAGGACGCCCGTACGCTCCTGAGTGACGTGGACGCCGTGCGCGAGGAACTGCTGCAAGGCGGCCTCCCTGACGCGGCCGCGCCTGACGCCGGCCGGAGTCACAAGACGGCGCACGGCCGGGATACGGGTCATCAGAAAGACGCAGACGAAAACGACGGCCTGCGACAGGGCGTAGAGGCCCAGGGCCTGCGCTGTCGTGGCGTCCTGCGCGGCCTGGTGGGCCGCTTCCCAGCCGTCGCCGGGCCAGCGAAGATCCAGCACGAACGGAACGAAGACGATCGGGGCCAAAAGCGCCATCGCCGCAGCCCAGGCCAGGCTGACGTCCACATAGGTCGAGACCCGACGCGCGACGACGCAGAAGATTTCACCCGACGTCTGACGCTCGGCCGCCGCTATGGCTTCGGCGATGCGGGTGCGGTCGTTGTCCGTGATCTGCATCACCATCCCCCCGAGGCCCCGCCGCCGCCGAAACTGCCGCCGCCGCCGCCGAACCCTCCACCACCGCCAAATCCGCCGCCGCCCCAACCGCCGCCGCCTCTGCCGGAGTTCCGCAGCGCCTCTGACGCCGCCCACAGCAGGACCGAGCTGACATTGCTGCGTCGTCCGCGCCCGGACCGCATGGCGATCAAGAAGATGAACAGGAAAAGCCCGGCGATGATGACCAGAGGAATGATGGAGTCGCCCTTGGTGTCGGCCTGCTCGGCAGCGGCGGCCTGGGCGCGCGCCTGCGCCTCAGCCGGGTCGAGCGAAAGCTGGGTGATCAGGGCGTCGACGCCCTTGATCACCCCGGCTTGGTAATCGCCGTCTCGAAACGATGGCAGGATGTCGTTGCGGATGACCTGAGACGAGAAGGCGTCGGTCAGGATGGGCTCCAGCCCATAGCCGACCTCAATACGCACCTTGCGTTCGTTCGGCGCGACGATCAGCAGGGCGCCGTTGTCGTTTTCCTTCTGACCGATGCCCCAGGCGCGACCCAGCTGATAGCCGTAGTCCTCGATCTCCTGGTCCTGAAGGCTGTTGACCGTCACGACGACCAACTGGTCGGTCGAACTGGCTTCCAGCGCCGCCAGCTTCTCTGTCAGCGCCTGTTCGGTCGCTGGATCGAGCAGATTGGCCTGATCGACCACGCGGCCGGTCAGCGGCGGGAAGTCGATCTTGCTCTGCGCCGCCGCCGGAAAGACGAGCAGCAAGGCTATGACAACGCCAAAAAGGAGGGCGGCGACGCCGGGCGAACGCCGCGCCGCCGTTTGAAGGCTCGTCACTTGGCGGGCGGGGTCGCGCCCGGCGCCACGGCCGGTGCGCCGCCGCCGGGCGCAGAGGCGTTGGCGGGCGGGGCGTTCAGGTTGAAGTTGACCTGGGGCGCCGACTGGGCGGCGGCGGTGGCGGTGAACAGCTGCATCGGCTGCGACCCGCCATGCAGGGTCTTGGCCCAGATCACCTGCGGGAAGGTGCGCAGGGTGGTGTTGTAGTCGCGAACGGCCTCATTGTAGTCGCGGCGCGCGATCTGGATGCGGTTCTCGGTGCCTTCCAGCTGGGACTGAAGGGTCAGGAAGTTTTGATTGGCCTGAAGTTGCGGATAGGCTTCGACCGTCACCAGCAGGCGCGACAGGGCACCGGACAGCTGGCCTTGGGCCTCCTGATACTGCTGGAAGGCCTGCGGATTATCGAGGTCGTCGGCCGAGACGTTGACCGAGGTGGCGCGGGCGCGGGCGTTGACGACGTCCGTCAGGGTGGTGCGTTCCTGGATCGCGGCGCCTTGAACGGTCGCGACCAGGTTTGGAATCAGGTCGGCGCGGCGCTGATACTGGCTCTGCACATCGGCCCAGGCCGCCTCGGCGCGTTCCTGCTTGGTTGGAATGGTGTTGTAGCCGCAGCCCGCCACGGCGGGGACGATCATAAGAGCGCCGGTCAGAGCGAAGGCGCGAGCGTTGAAGCGGACCATGACATCTCCCGTTAGGCAATAGCGCCGTTGAGCGGGACTATTCACCGGCCCAGTGAATGCATCAAGCGTCCAATGGCTCCGGTTGGAGATTGTTGAGGCGGCAGGCGGCCGAATAGGTGTTGGCGAGTAGACAGGCGATGGTCATGGGACCGACGCCGCCCGGCACCGGCGTGATGCGGCCGGCGACCTCGACCGCTTCCTTGAAGGCCACGTCGCCGACGACGCGGGTCTTGCCCTCGGCGGCCTTGACGGGATCAGCCGAGGGAACGCGGTTGATGCCTACATCGATGACGGTCGCGCCCGGCTTGATCCAGTCGCCCTTGATCATTTCGGGCCGACCGACGGCGGCGACCAGAATGTCGGCGCGGCGGCAGACCTCGGGTAGGTCCCGCGTGCGCGAGTGGGCGATGGTGACCGTGCAGCTTTCGCCCAGCAGCAACTGCGCCATCGGTTTGCCGACGATGTTGGATCGGCCGACGATGACGGCGTTCAAACCTGACAGATCGCCGAGCCGATCCTTCAGCAGCATCAGACACCCCAGGGGGGTGCAGGGGACCAGACCCGGCAGGCCGACGGCCAGACGACCGGCGTTGACGACGTGGAAGCCGTCCACATCCTTGTCCGGCGAAATGGCGTCCAGAACCACCGTCGCGTCGATGTGAGAGGGTAGGGGCAGTTGCACCAGGATGCCGTGGATGCCGGCATCCGCGTTCAACTGGGCGATCAGGGCCAGCAGTTCGGCCTGGCTGGCGGTGTCGGCCAGGCGGTGGGTGTCGGAGCGCATGCCGGCGCGCAGCGTCGTCTCACCCTTGTTACGGACGTAGATCTGGCTGGCGGGGTCCTCGCCGACGATGACGACGGCCAGACCGGGTTTGACGCCGTGCGCGACCTCGAGCCGGGCGACGGCCGCGCCGACGCGATCCACTAGGGCGGCCGAGAAAGCCTTGCCGTCGATCAGGGTCGCAGGCGTGGATTGGGCCGACATGGCAGCTCCGTCTGGCGGGAAATCAGGATGGCGGCGATTTACAGCCGTCACGGTTCGGCGTCTATGATCCGCAGCCTATGCTGGAGGAATTCATGAACCGTCCGTCGCTCGCCGTGGCTGTCAGCACCCTGGCCCTGTTGTGGGCGGTCGCGCCGGCCGTGGCCCAGGACGCGCAGTCGTTGCGCATCGGCGCCGATGTGAATGGCGCCCTGACGGACGGCGACGCCAAGGCGTCGGCCGACGAATATCGCTATGACGACTATCGGTTTGAGGCGCGGGCGGGGCAGCGGCTGGAAGCCACGCTGAGATCGGACGCTTTCGACGCCTATCTGGAAGTCTATGCCGACGGCGCAGCGGGCGAGCCGCTGGCGTCCGACGACGACGGATTGGGGGACGGCACTCATGCGCGGCTGCGCTTCACGCCGGAGCAGGCGGGGACTTATGTTCTGAGAGCCCGGACGCTGAGCGGACTGGACGGCGGCGACTATCAGCTGTCGTTGCAGGAACGTCCGGCGCCCCCGCGTGCGCCGCGACCCGGCGGCATTCGCGTTGGGGCGACCCAGAGCGGCGAACTGACGGCTCGCGATCCTGAGCAGGAAGACGGGGGGCGCTATGACGCCTACGCCTTCCGCGCCAATGCCGGCGATCGTTTCGTGGTGACGCTGGACTCCGAGGCCTTCGATCCCCTGGTGCGGGTGGGACGGATGAACGGTCCAGATTTCGTCGAGATCAGTTCGAACGATGATGCGCCCGGCGGCGGGCTGAACTCGCGGCTGACCTTCACGGCGCCGACGGCGGGCGAATATGTGATCCGCGCAACGGCGCTGGAAGACGGGCTGGGTCGCTACGAACTGGGCCTGGCCGAGGCGCCGCCCGCGCCGCCGTCAAAGCCCATCGCGATCGGTGACGAGATCAAGGGCGAACTGGGCTCGGACAGCGCCACGAACGACGGCGGCCAGCGCGCGGAGACCTATCGCTTCACCGGAACGAACGGTCAGCGCGTGGCCATCGAGATGAAGTCGAGCGACTTCGACGCCTATCTGACGCTCCGCCGTGCATCGGACGATACCGTGCTGGCGGAGGATGATGACGGCGCCGGCTCGGGCACCGACGCCCGCATCGCGCGCACCTTGGATGCCGATGGCGACTACATCATCGAGGCGCGCGGGTTCAGCGACGACGCCGAGGGCGACTACACGCTGAAGCTCACCGAAACCGCGCCGCCGCCTCCGCCGACCACGGCGAGCCTCGGGCAAAAGGTCGAGGGCGAGATCGCGGATGACGACCCCCAGGCGGACGACGGCAAACACTATGACGCCTACGTCATTTCCGGAACCGAGGGGCAGCGCGTCCAGGCGATCCTGCGGTCGGGCGACTTCAACGCCTATCTGGAGATCGGCAAGGCCGACGGTGAGTTCGAGGCCCTGGCCAGCGATGACGACGGCCTGGCCGAGGGCACGGATTCGCGGCTGAACTTCACCCTGCCGTCGGACGGGAACTATGTGGTCCGCGCCATGCCGCTGGATGCGGAAAGCAAGGGCCTCTATTCGCTGGAACTGCTGGATCGCGGGCCGGAGCCCAAGCCCGGCAGTCTGCTGGTCGGTTCGACCGTGCGCGGAACCCTGTCCAACAGCGCCGCCATGAGCGACGAAGGCGCGTTTTTCGACGCCTATCGGTTCCAGGCCAAGAAGGATGAGAAGCTGCGTCTGACGATGGTGTCGAACGCTTTCGATTCCTTCATCGATCTGGGCAAGGAAGACCAGGACGGCGATTTCACCAGCCTGGCCACCGATGATGACAGCCTGTCCGACGCGCACGCAAAGCTGGATTGGACCGCGCCGGACGACGGCTGGTATGTCGTGCGCGCCCGCGCCTATGGGCCCAATCAGATGGGCGCCTATGCCCTGACGGTCGCGCGTCAGCCTGCCAGCGCGAACACTCCGTCGCCCGAGAATCCGCCGATGATCATGAATCCGAAGTAGGCGCCAGGCGCGCGCCTTCGTCCCTTGGATCGAGCTGCACGGTTGCCAAGCGCGGGACGCCGCGTGTAGAGAGCCGCCTCCTGTTGGGGAGTAGCTTCCGGCGTTGTCGTCGGGATCGCGTCAACATACTCGCGCTTCGGCGCGTGGCGCGATCAGCGGAACCACCGCCTAGCGAGACCAGCGTGTCCTGACGCCGCGACCGGCCGGTGCAGGACCGCTGTCACGCGTCCGGTCGAGTGCTGTCCCATGACCCCAGGCGCCATCGCCATTCTCTCGCTCAGCATGTCCACTGACGCTTTTGCGGCCGCCGTCGGACGCGGGGCGTCGCATCGACCTGCCGTCAAGGACGCCGTCAAAGCCGGCCTGGTCTTCGGCGTCATCGAGGCGATCACGCCCCTGATTGGCTGGGGATTGGGCATCATCGCCGCCGGCCTGGTCGAAAAGGTGGATCACTGGATCGCCTTCACCCTGCTTCTGATCGTCGGCGGCAAGATGATCTGGGAAGGCGTTCAACCGCGGAGCGCGGGCGAGGATGAGGCGCCGCGCCGGTCCGGCCCCTGGGCGCTCGTGGCGACGGCGGTCGGCACCAGCATCGACGCTGCGGCCGTGGGCGTTGGGCTGGCGTTCATCGGGGCCAATATCTGGGTGATCGCCGCCTCGATCGGCTTCACCACCTTCGTGTTGACCACCATCGGCATGTTGATCGGCAAGGCCGTGGGCACGCGCTTCGGCAAGACGGCCGAGATCATCGGCGGCGTGGCCCTGATCGGTCTGGGCACGGCCATTCTGCTGGAACACCTGGGTGTTCTCGGCGGCTGAGCCGGATCAGGCCGACGGCAGCAGGTCCGCCGCGAAGGTTCGGTAACGACCGGCGCGCACGGCGTCGGTCGCACGGGCGATGTCCGGGGCGAAATAGTGGTCGCTGGCATAGGGGGCTGCGGCTTCTCGCACGATGGCGAAGACCTGTTCCAGCGCCGGCGAGCTGGTGAGCGGCCGATGGAACTCCAGTCCCTGCGCCGCCGCTAGAAGCTCGATACCGACCACTGTCGCCGTGTTCTCGGCCATGTCCAGCAGGCGGCGGGCGCCGTGGGTGGCCATGCTGACGTGATCTTCCTGATTGGCGCTGGTCGGCACGGTGTCCACGCTGCACGGATGAGCGACCATGCGGTTCTCGGCGATCAGGGCGGCCGCCGTCACCTGGGCGATCATGAAGCCGGAGTTCAGGCCGCTTTCCTTGACCAGAAAGGCCGGCAGTTCGCTCATCTTGGGATCGACCAGAATCGAGGTGCGACGTTCCGAAATATTGCCGATCTCGCACAGAGCCATGGCGATCTGATCGGCAGCGAAAGCAACGGGTTCGGCGTGGAAGTTTCCGCCCGAAATGACGTCGCCATCCTCGATGAAGACCAGCGGATTGTCGGTGACGGCGTTCGCCTCGCGCGCCAGCGTGACGGCGGCGCTGGTCAACACATCGAGGACCGCGCCCATGACCTGCGGCTGGCATCGCAGAGAGTAGGGGTCCTGGACTTTGGAGCAGTCGTCGCGATGGCTATCGCGAATGGCGGAACCGGCCGTCAACTCGCGCAGCCGCGCGGCGACGGCGATCTGGCCCGGTTGGCCGCGCATGGCGTGGATGCGATGATCGAAGGGTGCGTCGGAACCTTTCAGCGCATCGACCGACAAGGCGCCGGCGGCGATGCCGGCGGCGAACGCCGCCTCCGCCGCGAACAGACCGGCAAGGGCCAGCGCCGTCGAACACTGGGTGCCGTTCAGCAGGGCCAGGCCTTCCTTCGGGCCCAGCGTCAGAGGCTCAAGGCCGACCTTCGCCAGAGCCGCTTCGGCCTCCAAGGTTTCGCCGTTCAGCCGCGCCTCGCCCACGCCGATCAGGACGCAGGACATATGAGCCAGGGGCGCCAGGTCGCCCGAGGCGCCGACCGATCCCTTGGACGGAATGCAGGGCAGGATGTCGGCGTTGACCAGGGCGATCAGGGCCTCCAGCGTTTCGCGCCGAACGCCGGAGGCGCCACGCGACAGACTGGCGATTTTCAGCACCATCAGAAGACGCGTCACCGCATCCGGCAGCAGCGGCCCGACCCCGCAGGCGTGGCTGAGAACCAGATTACGCTGCAGCGTCTCCAGATCTTCAGGCGCGATGGAGGTGTTGGCCAGCAAACCGAAGCCGGTGTTGACGCCATAGACGGTGCGCCCCTCGGCGACGATGGCTGCGATGGTCGCTGCGCCCTTGTCCACATCGGCCCAGGCGGCGGGCGTCAGTGAAACGGTAGCGGGGCCCTCCAGCACCGCACGAAGCTGCGCGAGGGTGAGAGGCGATTGGCCGAGGGTGATCGCGGTCATGGCTCAGGCCTTCAGGCTCGGAAGGTTCAGTTCGTGCTCGCGCGCGGCCGCGCGGGCGATCTCATAGCCGGCGTCGGCGTGACGCATGACGCCCGTGGCGGGGTCGTTCCACAGCACCCGCTGAAGGCGTTGGGCGGCCTCCGGCGTCCCGTCCGCGACGATGACGACGCCCGAGTGCTGGGAATAGCCCATGCCGACGCCGCCGCCGTGGTGCAGCGACACCCAACTGGCGCCCGAGGCCGTGTTCAGCAGGGCGTTCAGCAGAGGCCAGTCGGAAACGGCGTCCGATCCGTCCATCATGGCCTCGGTCTCGCGGTTCGGGCTGGCCACCGAACCGCTGTCCAGGTGATCGCGTCCGATGACGATGGGGCCGGACAGTTCGCCCGACGCCACCATGTCGTTGAACATCAGGCCGGCGCGGTGGCGGTCACCCAATCCGATCCAGCAGATACGGGCGGGAAGGCCTTGAAAGGCAATGCGCTCGCCCGCCATGTCGAGCCAGCGATGCAGACCTGCATTGTCGGGGAACAGGCGCTTCATCGCCGCGTCTGTCTTTCTGATATCTTCCGGATCGCCGGTCAGGGCCGCCCAGCGGAACGGACCGATCCCCCGACAGAACAGCGGGCGGATGTAGGCGGCCACGAAGCCGGGGAAGTCGAAGGCGTTGGAGACGCCCGCGTCGAAGGCCACCTGACGGATGTTGTTGCCGTAGTCGGTGGTCGGCACGCCCATCGCCTGGAAGTCCAGCATGGCCTTCACATGAGCGGCGATGGAGGTGCGCGCAGCGGCGGCGACGCTGTTTGGATCGCTGACGCGCTTGTCTTCCCACTGCGCGACGGTCCAGCCCGCGGGGAGGTAGCCGTTGATCAGATCGTGCGCGCTGGTCTGGTCGGTGACCAGATCGGGCCGCACGCCGCGCCGGACCATTTCAGGCAACAGATCGGCTGCATTGCCCAACAGGCCGATCGACAAAGGTTTCTTGTCCCGGAACGATTGCTCCAGCAGCGCCAGGGCCTCGTCCAGGGTTTCGGCCATGACGTCCACGTAGCGCGTCCGCAGACGGAACTCGATGCGGCTGCGTTGGCATTCGATCGTGATGCAGGACGCACCCGCCATGGTCGCGGCCAGAGGTTGGGCCCCGCCCATGCCGCCAAGACCTGCGGTCAGGATCCATTTGCCGGACCAGTCGCCGCCGTAGTGCTGGCGGCCCGCCTCCATGAAGGTCTCGTAGGTGCCTTGGACGATGCCCTGGGTGCCGATGTAGATCCACGAGCCGGCGGTCATCTGGCCATACATGGCCAGGCCCTTGCGATCGAGCTCGTTGAAATGCTCCCAGGTCGCCCATTTCGGCACCAGGTTGGAGTTGGCGATCAGGACGCGCGGGGCGTCGGCATGGGTGCGGAAGACGCCGACCGGCTTGCCGGATTGAACCAGCAGGGTCTCGTCGGCCTCCAACGTCTTCAGCGTCTCGACGATCCTGTCGAACGCGGCCCAATCCCGCGCCGCCTTGCCAATGCCGCCATAGACGACGAGGTCCTGGGGCCGCTCGGCGACCTCGGGATCCAGGTTGTTCATCAGCATCCTCATGGCCGCTTCGGCGGCCCAGGTCTTGGCGGTCTTTTCGGGTCCGCGCGGGCTGCGGACGATCCGGGCGTTGGGCGTGTTCATCGTTGGCTCTCGGCGAAGGCGATGCAGGCGGTCAGGACGCGGCGCAGATGGCCGCGCATCGGCTCGGCGCGGTCCGGCTGGTAGGGGCTGGGCCAATTGTCGGGCGACACCGGGCCGGCGGGATCGAGGATGTAGCCCCGGTCAGCCAGTTCCATTTGAATGGCGTGGACGCCGGTTTGCGGACGGCCATAATGGCGCGTGGTCCAGCCACCCTTGAAGCGGCCGTTGACGACGACGCTGTCGCCGCTGACGGCACAGGCTTTTTCGACAGCCTGCGTCAGCTCGCTGGCGCAGGTGGCGTCGTCGTTGTCGCCGATATTGAACTGCGGCAGTTCGCCCTCGAACAGGCGCGGCACGACAGACCGGATCGAATGGGCGTCGTAGAGGACGACCGGACCTCTGCTGCGCAGTCGCTCCAACTGGCCCTGCAGGGCGGCGTGATAGGGATCGAACCAGATCGCACGTCGCTCCTCCGTTTCGGCCGAGTCGGGCTCCTGACCTGCGCGATACAGCGGCTCCCCGTCGAAGGTTTCGGTCGGGCACAGGCCGGTCGTGGTCATGCCGGGATAGAGCGAGACGCCAGACGGATCGCGATTCACGTCGATGACGCTGCGTGACACGCCCGTTCGCACCAGGGTGGCGCCCATATCGATCGCGAAGTCGTACAGCCGATCCACCCACCAGTCCGCATCCTTGCGGGCCAGCCAGGGCGAGGCCATCCGCGCCTCGATGACGGCCGGAATCTCGGTCCCCGTGTGCGGCAGGCCGATCACCAGCGGCGCCGAACCTTCGTGGATGGTCAGCCAGTCCTGCATCCGTTCGGCCTCCCTCGCCAAATCGATCTATCGTGGTATGTCTAGACATATTGATCGAAACGACACGGACCTGTCCAGTGACCCTTCAGCCGCAGCCCGTGGATCGCACCCTCTGGTTCGAGGCGGCTCTGTTGCCGAGCGGCTGGGCGCGCGATGTACGGGTCGGTGTAGCGGGCGGGCGGATTGTCAGTCTGGAAGCCGGCGTGGCGCGCAGCCCTGCGGACGAGGGGGGCGGCGTCGCCCTGCCGGGCGTCGCCAATGTCCACAGCCACGCCTTTCAGCGTGCTATGGCGGGCCTGACCGAAGCGCGCGGGCCTTCGGACGACGACTTCTGGACGTGGCGCGAGCTGATGTACCGCTTCCTGGATCGGGGCGGGCCGGAAGAGATCGAGGCCATCACCGCCCTGGCCTTCATGCAAATGCTGGAGGGCGGCTTCACCCGCGTCGCCGAGTTCCATTATCTGCACAACGACCCGTCCGGCGCGGCCTATTCGGACCTGGCCGAGATCGCCGCGCGGATCGTGGCGGCGGCGCAGGCGACGGGCATCGCCCTGACCCTGCTGCCGGTCTTCTACGCCCATGCCGGGTTCGGCGGTCAACCGCCGGCGCATGGACAGCGGCGCTTCATCAACGACCTGGACGGTTTCGCCGATCTGGTCGCGCGATGCTGCACCCTGACCGCCGATCTGCCCGACGCCGTGGTCGGGGTCGCCCCGCACAGTCTGCGCGCCGTCAGCCCGGATGAGCTGACGGCCATGCCTGCGCTGGCGGGCGATGGGCCGATCCATATCCATGTGGCGGAACAGACCAAGGAGGTCACGGACTGCCTGGCCTGGTCGGGCGCGCGGCCGGTCGAATGGCTCTTGGCCAATGCGCCGGTCGATCCGCGTTGGTGCCTGATCCACTCCACCCATGTGACCGAGGCCGAGTGGCAGGGCGTCGTGGCGCGCGACGCCGTGGTCGGTCTGTGCCCAATCACGGAGGCCAATCTGGGCGACGGCGTCTTCCCAGCGGTCGATTTCACGCGCGCCGGCGGGCGGTTCGGCATCGGGACCGATTCCAACGTGCAGATCGGCGTCGCAGAGGAACTGCGAATGCTGGAATACAGTCAACGGCTGGCGCTGCGCGGTCGCGCCGTCATGGCGGATCCTGAACGCTCGACGGGGCGCGCCTTGTTCGATCGCGCGCTGGCGGGCGGCGTTCAGGCGACGGGCGCGGCGTCGGGTCTGAGCGTCGGGGCGTCGGCGGACATCGTATCGCTGGATACAAGCGGCGTCGCCTTTGCGGGACGGTCGGGCGATGCGGTGTTGGACAGCTGGATCTTCGGCGCGCCGACGGGCTCGATCCGTTCGGTTTGGCGCGCGGGGCGGGAGGTCGTGAAAAACGGCCGCCATATCGCGCGGGACGGCATCGAGGCGCGCTATCGCAAGGCCCTGTCGGCGGTGTTGGGGTGAGCCTGCATCGCCGCATCTATGCCGATCTTGAGGGGCTTATCCTGTCTGGCGAGCTGTCGCCCGGCGACCGCATTCCGTTCGAGCATGAGCTGACCGAACGCTACGGCTGTTCACGCATGACGGTGTCCAAGGCCATTTCGGAACTGGCGGGGCGGGGGCTGGTGACGCGTCGGCGTCGCGCCGGCACCTTCGTCGCCCAGCCCAAGGCCCACGCCGCCGTCCTGGCTATTCCCGACCTGCGGGCCGAGGTGATCGAGCGCGGGCAGGCTTACGGCTATGTCCTGCTGGACCGGCTCGAACGCGAGCCGGACGGTGCGGACGAAATCGAACTGGCGTCGGGTGGTCTTCTGCTGGATCTGACCTGTCTGCACAGCGCCGACGGCGCGCCCCTGGCCTTGGAACACAGGCTCATCGCGGTCGGCGCGGCGCCTCAAGCTATAGACGTGGATTTTCATACGGTTCCGCCAGGAAGCTGGCTGCTGGACTCGGCGCCCTGGACTGAGGCTGAGAACCGCATTTCAGCGATTGCGGCGGACGCCCGCTCTGCACGCCTGCTGGAACTCAAGCCCGGCGCCGCCTGTCTGTGCGTCGAACGCCGGACATGGCGGGACGGGCAGGGGGTGACGCGGGTGTGGCAGATTTTCCCCGGCGACCGCTACGATCTGGTCGCGCGCTTCTCGTCCGCCCATTCACCCGTTTTGGCAAAGGAGCCTCGCCGATGAAGGCCGATCGTCTGCTGATCGATTGCCATGTCGCCACCATGGTTGAGGGACCGGTCCCTTATGGCGCCATCCATGACGCCTCCGTGGTCGTCGCCGATGACCGCATCGCCTGGGTGGGACCGCGCGCTGACCTGCCGGCCATAGAGGCGGCTGAAACCCAGCGGCTGGACGGCCGCTGGATCACGCCTGGCCTGATCGACTGCCACACCCACCTGGTGTTCAGCGGAGACCGTTCGGCCGAGTTTGAACAGCGGCTGGGCGGCGCGACCTATGAGGAGATCGCGCGAGCTGGCGGCGGCATCGTCTCGTCCGTGAAGGCCACGCGCGCCGCGTCGGAGGATGAGCTGTTCGCCTCCGCCATGACGCGGTTGGCGGGGCTGAAGGCCACCGGAGTCAGCACCGTCGAGATCAAGTCCGGCTATGGTCTCGACCTTGAGACGGAGCTGAAGATGCTGCGCGTCGCGCGCAGGATCGGGCGAGAGGGCGGCGTGCGTGTCCGTACCAGCTATCTGGGCCTGCATGCCGTGCCGCCCGAGTATCGTGAGGACAGGGCCGCCTATGTCGATTTGGCCATCGACCACATCCTGCCTGCCGCCCATGCCGAAGGTCTGGTCGATGCGGTCGACGCCTATTGTGAACCCATCGCCTTCTCGACCGCAGAAGTGTCGCGTCTTTTCGGCAAGGCGCGCGCGCTGGGGCTGCCGGTCAAGCTGCACGCCGACCAGTTGTCGAACGGCGGCGGTGCGGCCCTGGCGGCGCGATATCAGGCCCTGTCCGCTGATCATATCGAACATGCCAACGAAGAGGGCGTCGCCGCCATGGCCGCGGCCGGTGTGGTCGCCGTGCTGCTCCCCGGCGCCTTTCTGATGCTGCGCGAGACCCAGGCGCCGCCCATCGATCTACTGCGCCGCCACGGCGTGCGGATGGCCGTCGCCACCGACTGCAATCCTGGCACCTCGCCCGTCGCTTCGATGACCGCCGCGCTCAACCTCGCCTGTGTTCAGTTCCGCCTGACGCCGGAAGAGGCCTTGGCCGCCGCGACGCGAGAGGCGGCGCGGGCGCTTGGGATGCTGGCCGAGATTGGGACACTCGAAGC
This genomic window contains:
- the hutI gene encoding imidazolonepropionase, with translation MKADRLLIDCHVATMVEGPVPYGAIHDASVVVADDRIAWVGPRADLPAIEAAETQRLDGRWITPGLIDCHTHLVFSGDRSAEFEQRLGGATYEEIARAGGGIVSSVKATRAASEDELFASAMTRLAGLKATGVSTVEIKSGYGLDLETELKMLRVARRIGREGGVRVRTSYLGLHAVPPEYREDRAAYVDLAIDHILPAAHAEGLVDAVDAYCEPIAFSTAEVSRLFGKARALGLPVKLHADQLSNGGGAALAARYQALSADHIEHANEEGVAAMAAAGVVAVLLPGAFLMLRETQAPPIDLLRRHGVRMAVATDCNPGTSPVASMTAALNLACVQFRLTPEEALAAATREAARALGMLAEIGTLEAGKAADLAIWDISRPAELCYWLGKPLLNAAYRDSKHV